In one window of Actinomycetes bacterium DNA:
- the purM gene encoding phosphoribosylformylglycinamidine cyclo-ligase: MTGAGGPERAGPAPAALREGGGLTYAGAGVDVDAGDQAVAMMRAAVEATHGPRVLGGLGGFAGLWSFDPARWRDPVLASSADGVGTKLLVAQALGRHDTVGLDLVAMVVDDLVVAGAEPLFLLDYLAVGRLDPGRAATIVAGVAEGCRVAGCALLGGETAEHPDAMEPDAYDLAGFAVGVVERDRLLGPDRVRAGDVLLAMASTGLHANGFSLVRHALARAGVGYERVLPELGAPVGEVLLTPTRIYARDVLELVASGVELHALCHVTGGGLPGNLPRSLPPGLAARVDWASWEPPPIFRVVRDLGGVADAEMARSTNLGVGMVGVLPAGGAAQAIELLAARGVDAWVMGEVTPS; this comes from the coding sequence GTGACCGGTGCGGGGGGTCCCGAGCGGGCCGGCCCGGCTCCCGCGGCGCTGCGAGAGGGCGGTGGCCTGACCTATGCCGGCGCAGGCGTGGACGTGGATGCGGGCGACCAGGCGGTCGCCATGATGCGCGCGGCGGTCGAGGCGACCCACGGGCCCCGGGTGCTCGGCGGCCTGGGCGGGTTCGCCGGCCTCTGGTCCTTTGACCCGGCACGGTGGCGGGACCCGGTGCTGGCCAGCTCGGCCGACGGGGTGGGCACCAAGCTGCTGGTCGCCCAGGCCCTCGGCCGGCACGACACGGTCGGGCTCGACCTCGTCGCCATGGTGGTCGACGACCTTGTGGTGGCCGGGGCCGAACCGCTGTTTCTGCTCGACTACCTGGCCGTCGGGCGCCTGGACCCCGGGCGGGCGGCCACGATCGTGGCCGGGGTGGCGGAGGGGTGCCGCGTGGCGGGCTGCGCCCTGCTCGGCGGGGAGACCGCCGAGCATCCCGACGCGATGGAGCCGGACGCCTACGACCTCGCCGGCTTCGCGGTGGGTGTGGTGGAGCGGGACCGGCTGCTCGGCCCGGACCGCGTGCGGGCCGGGGACGTGCTGCTCGCGATGGCCTCGACCGGCCTGCACGCCAACGGGTTCTCGCTGGTCCGCCATGCCCTGGCCCGGGCTGGGGTCGGCTACGAGCGGGTGCTCCCCGAGCTGGGCGCCCCGGTCGGCGAGGTCCTGCTCACGCCGACCCGCATCTACGCCAGGGACGTGCTCGAGCTGGTGGCCTCCGGCGTCGAGCTGCACGCGCTCTGCCACGTCACCGGCGGGGGCCTGCCAGGCAACCTGCCCCGCAGCCTGCCCCCCGGGCTGGCGGCCAGGGTCGACTGGGCCTCCTGGGAGCCGCCTCCGATCTTCCGGGTGGTCAGAGACCTGGGCGGGGTGGCCGATGCCGAGATGGCGCGGTCCACGAACCTGGGCGTCG
- the purF gene encoding amidophosphoribosyltransferase, with protein sequence MLDADHPREACGVFGVWAPGEPVANLVFYGLYALQHRGQESAGMAVADGRNMLVYKEMGLVSQVFDEPALATLQGHLAIGHTRYSTTGGSCWENAQPTFKTNAAGGGIALAHNGNLTNTAELAAELDGQGAAVPPATTDTDVIAELLAREADLPLEEAIMRTMRRLQGAYSLVVMDERTVWGVRDPHGVRPLCVGRLPGGWVIASETAALDIVGASYVREVEPGEIVAVDELGLRSRRFAPATPHLCVFEHVYLARADSLLGGRSVHQVRRALGAALAREAPVEADLVIPVPDTAVSAAGGYAEASGIPYGEGLMKNRYVGRTFIQPSQSIRQLGIRLKLNPLREAIRGRRLVVVDDSIVRGNTTKAIVGMLREAGAREVHVRITSPPVRWPCFYGIDMSTRSELIASNLLTEKIGAYIGADSIGYLSLEAMTQAASPDARGLCTACFTGSYPIPLDARVQGKSVLESVGVPARSPTDGRAGDAPAVVEPVAAGRPGAAPVAAGRPAPSPVVAGRPGAEAVAAGSRGAEAVAAGRPGAEAGGAPVL encoded by the coding sequence ATGCTCGACGCTGACCATCCACGAGAGGCGTGCGGGGTATTCGGGGTCTGGGCCCCCGGCGAGCCAGTCGCCAACCTGGTCTTCTACGGGTTGTACGCGCTCCAGCACCGCGGCCAGGAGTCGGCCGGCATGGCCGTCGCCGACGGTCGCAACATGCTCGTCTACAAGGAGATGGGCCTGGTCAGCCAGGTGTTCGACGAGCCGGCCCTGGCCACCCTGCAGGGCCACCTGGCCATCGGCCATACCCGCTACTCGACCACCGGTGGCTCCTGCTGGGAAAACGCCCAGCCGACGTTCAAGACCAACGCGGCCGGGGGCGGCATCGCGCTCGCCCACAACGGCAACCTGACCAACACCGCCGAGCTCGCCGCCGAGCTGGATGGCCAGGGCGCGGCCGTCCCGCCCGCCACCACCGACACCGACGTGATCGCCGAGCTGCTGGCCCGCGAGGCCGACCTGCCGCTCGAGGAGGCGATCATGCGGACCATGCGGCGCCTGCAGGGCGCGTACTCGCTGGTCGTCATGGACGAGCGGACCGTCTGGGGCGTGCGCGACCCGCACGGCGTGCGCCCGCTGTGCGTCGGGCGCCTCCCGGGCGGCTGGGTGATCGCCTCCGAGACCGCCGCCCTGGACATCGTGGGCGCCTCCTACGTCCGCGAGGTAGAGCCGGGCGAGATCGTCGCCGTGGACGAGCTTGGTCTGCGCTCGCGCCGGTTCGCCCCGGCAACACCCCACCTGTGCGTGTTCGAGCACGTCTACCTGGCCAGGGCCGACTCCCTGCTCGGGGGCAGGAGCGTCCACCAGGTCCGCCGTGCCCTTGGCGCCGCCCTGGCCCGGGAGGCGCCGGTCGAGGCCGACCTGGTCATCCCGGTGCCGGACACCGCGGTCAGCGCGGCCGGGGGCTACGCCGAGGCGAGCGGCATCCCCTACGGCGAGGGGCTGATGAAGAACCGCTACGTGGGGCGGACCTTCATCCAGCCGAGCCAGTCCATCCGCCAGCTCGGCATCCGCCTGAAGCTGAACCCACTGCGCGAGGCCATCCGGGGCCGGCGGCTGGTGGTGGTCGACGACTCGATCGTGCGCGGCAACACCACCAAGGCGATCGTCGGGATGCTGCGCGAGGCGGGCGCCAGGGAGGTGCACGTCCGCATCACCTCGCCGCCCGTCCGGTGGCCGTGCTTCTACGGCATCGACATGTCCACCCGTAGCGAGCTGATCGCCAGCAACCTGCTGACCGAGAAGATCGGCGCCTATATCGGGGCGGACTCCATCGGCTACCTCTCCCTCGAGGCGATGACCCAGGCGGCTTCCCCGGACGCCCGCGGGCTCTGCACCGCCTGCTTCACCGGCAGCTACCCCATCCCGCTCGACGCCCGCGTCCAGGGCAAGTCGGTGCTCGAGAGCGTCGGCGTGCCAGCCCGCTCCCCCACGGACGGCCGGGCCGGGGACGCTCCGGCCGTGGTCGAGCCGGTGGCCGCCGGGCGCCCGGGGGCCGCGCCGGTGGCCGCTGGGCGCCCCGCGCCCAGTCCGGTGGTCGCCGGCCGCCCCGGGGCCGAGGCGGTGGCCGCCGGGTCCCGCGGGGCCGAGGCGGTGGCCGCTGGGCGCCCTGGGGCCGAGGCGGGCGGCGCGCCGGTCCTGTGA
- a CDS encoding TIGR03086 family metal-binding protein gives MTDDQQDLHRRAADTFGARVEAIKDDQWNLATPNDGWDVRTLVNHLVYENRWTPPLLGGRTIAEIGDRFEGDLLGDDPKAAWEDSASRALAAVAAPGALDRTVHLSSGGTPAREYVMQLFADHLVHAWDLARAIGADERLDPELVEACASWFTSMEDGYRSAGAIGPRPELPEDAGLQARLLAMFGRNL, from the coding sequence ATGACGGACGACCAGCAGGACCTGCACCGGCGCGCCGCCGACACCTTCGGCGCCCGGGTCGAGGCGATCAAGGACGACCAGTGGAACCTGGCCACGCCCAACGACGGCTGGGACGTGCGGACCCTGGTCAACCACCTGGTCTACGAGAACCGCTGGACGCCGCCGCTGCTCGGCGGCCGCACGATCGCCGAGATCGGCGACCGCTTCGAGGGTGATCTGCTCGGCGACGACCCCAAGGCCGCCTGGGAGGACTCGGCCAGCCGGGCGCTCGCGGCAGTGGCCGCCCCGGGCGCGCTGGACCGCACCGTGCACCTGTCGTCCGGGGGCACGCCGGCGCGCGAGTACGTGATGCAGCTGTTCGCCGACCACCTCGTCCACGCCTGGGACCTCGCCCGGGCCATCGGCGCCGACGAGCGGCTCGACCCCGAGCTGGTCGAGGCGTGCGCCTCCTGGTTCACGTCGATGGAGGACGGCTACCGGTCGGCCGGCGCGATCGGCCCCAGGCCCGAGCTGCCAGAGGACGCCGGACTCCAGGCCAGGCTGCTGGCGATGTTCGGGAGGAACCTCTAG
- a CDS encoding ABC transporter permease: MPSTPWLVLAAVAFTVAASAALTASVDTSLCPSPLECHEDTTKLSLGGVQFGQAAIVVLAVLAITGEYGTGTIQTTLATRPRRAAVLLTKAAVVTATVLAAGTLGVLGSLAAGRAILPGNGFTAANGYPPLSLADGPTLRAAAGSVLYLGLVALLSVGVGTAVRDSAGAIVTVLTLLYVFPVIATFVTDPQWHERLEKLAPMTAGLMIQATRGLERLPLRPWAGLAVLAAYAGAAMLLGVVLFATRDA, encoded by the coding sequence GTGCCGAGCACCCCCTGGCTGGTGCTCGCGGCCGTCGCCTTCACCGTGGCGGCCAGCGCCGCGCTGACCGCGTCGGTGGACACGTCCTTGTGCCCGTCACCGCTGGAGTGCCACGAGGACACCACCAAGCTCAGCCTCGGCGGTGTGCAGTTCGGCCAGGCCGCCATCGTCGTGCTCGCGGTGCTCGCGATCACCGGGGAGTACGGCACCGGGACGATCCAGACGACCCTGGCCACCAGGCCCCGCCGGGCGGCGGTCCTGCTGACCAAGGCAGCGGTCGTGACCGCGACCGTGCTCGCCGCCGGCACGCTGGGCGTACTCGGCTCCCTGGCCGCCGGGCGCGCCATCCTGCCAGGGAACGGGTTCACCGCGGCCAACGGGTACCCGCCCCTGTCGCTTGCTGACGGGCCGACGCTGCGCGCCGCGGCAGGCAGCGTCCTCTACCTCGGCCTGGTCGCGCTGCTCAGCGTCGGCGTCGGCACAGCAGTCCGGGACTCCGCCGGAGCGATCGTCACCGTCCTCACCCTGCTCTACGTCTTCCCGGTGATCGCCACGTTCGTCACCGATCCGCAGTGGCATGAGCGGCTCGAGAAGCTCGCGCCGATGACCGCGGGGCTCATGATCCAGGCCACCAGAGGCCTCGAGCGGCTTCCCCTCCGGCCGTGGGCGGGCCTGGCCGTCCTGGCCGCGTACGCCGGCGCGGCCATGCTCCTCGGGGTCGTCCTGTTCGCGACCCGCGACGCCTGA
- a CDS encoding ABC transporter permease subunit, with translation MATTTADRHVDRHAGWDGRDSFGRLVLAEWTKLRSVPRWAMAMLAAVVLTVLVSVLTASGSGYGAGGPGSPIGPDGGRVRDEFYFVHQPLTGDGGVTAKVLSQTGVEGESHEWAKAGVIIKESTEPGSQYAAMMITPGHGVRLQSNFTTDRAGSEAATAPRWLRLTRSGTSVTGYESADGANWTQVGTVQLPSLPRRVEVGLFVASPFAIKVERQFGSGSVGASPTSSTARFSDVVVTAAQPGRPAPWSDQAIGGSDRVPESLLGSATQAGGVFTVTGSGDIAPSPQDVDGVRQSLTGVSVGVMVIVAVAVLFITSEYRRGMIRTTFAASPRRGRVLAAKAIVVGATSFVVGLVASFASVLLALPILRANGLAPPAFQVPSLSDGPVLRAIAGTAAVLALFAVLGLAAGAILRRSPGAIIVVVVPLLIPQLIAGALPLAAARWLMLATPAAGFSIQQTTVQRYDFVNSICLPEDGCFTTGPWVGFGVLCAYTAVALAAGFWLLRRRDA, from the coding sequence ATGGCCACCACGACGGCAGACCGTCATGTGGACCGCCATGCGGGATGGGACGGCCGCGACAGCTTCGGCCGGCTCGTCCTCGCGGAGTGGACCAAGCTCAGGTCGGTGCCGAGGTGGGCCATGGCCATGCTGGCCGCGGTCGTGCTGACGGTCCTGGTCTCCGTGCTTACGGCATCGGGCAGCGGCTACGGCGCCGGCGGGCCGGGGTCTCCGATCGGCCCGGACGGGGGACGCGTCAGGGATGAGTTCTACTTCGTGCACCAGCCACTGACGGGCGACGGCGGCGTCACCGCCAAGGTGCTGTCGCAGACAGGGGTGGAGGGGGAGAGCCACGAGTGGGCCAAGGCCGGCGTCATCATCAAGGAGAGCACCGAGCCCGGGTCGCAGTACGCGGCGATGATGATCACCCCGGGCCACGGCGTCCGGCTGCAGTCCAACTTCACCACCGACCGGGCCGGAAGCGAGGCCGCCACGGCCCCGCGCTGGCTGAGGCTGACCCGCTCCGGCACCTCCGTCACGGGCTACGAGTCCGCCGACGGTGCCAACTGGACCCAGGTCGGCACGGTCCAGCTGCCATCACTGCCGCGGCGGGTCGAGGTCGGGCTCTTTGTAGCTTCGCCCTTCGCGATCAAGGTCGAGCGGCAGTTCGGCAGCGGGTCGGTGGGTGCCTCGCCAACTTCCAGCACCGCCAGGTTCAGCGACGTGGTCGTGACGGCGGCGCAGCCGGGCCGGCCGGCGCCCTGGAGCGATCAGGCCATCGGTGGGTCCGACCGGGTGCCCGAGTCGCTCCTTGGCAGCGCCACCCAGGCCGGAGGGGTCTTCACGGTCACGGGATCCGGCGACATCGCGCCCAGCCCGCAAGACGTCGACGGCGTCAGGCAGAGCCTCACCGGTGTCTCCGTCGGGGTCATGGTCATCGTCGCCGTCGCCGTGTTGTTCATCACCTCCGAATACCGGCGGGGCATGATCCGCACGACCTTCGCCGCCAGCCCGCGGCGCGGCCGGGTCCTGGCCGCCAAGGCGATCGTCGTCGGCGCCACCTCCTTCGTCGTCGGCCTCGTCGCCAGCTTCGCCTCGGTCCTGCTCGCACTGCCGATCCTGCGCGCGAACGGCCTCGCGCCGCCCGCCTTCCAGGTCCCGTCGCTGTCGGACGGGCCGGTCCTGCGCGCGATCGCCGGCACCGCCGCGGTCCTGGCGCTGTTCGCGGTGCTGGGCCTCGCCGCCGGCGCGATCCTGCGCCGCAGCCCCGGCGCGATCATCGTCGTCGTCGTGCCGCTGCTCATCCCGCAGCTCATCGCCGGCGCCCTGCCGCTCGCGGCCGCCCGCTGGCTGATGCTGGCCACACCGGCCGCCGGGTTCTCGATCCAGCAGACAACCGTCCAGCGGTACGACTTCGTGAACAGCATCTGCCTGCCCGAGGACGGCTGCTTCACCACCGGGCCGTGGGTGGGGTTCGGCGTGCTGTGCGCCTACACCGCGGTCGCCCTGGCCGCCGGGTTCTGGCTGCTCCGCCGGCGGGACGCGTGA